From a region of the Triticum aestivum cultivar Chinese Spring chromosome 7D, IWGSC CS RefSeq v2.1, whole genome shotgun sequence genome:
- the LOC123165388 gene encoding uncharacterized protein, whose protein sequence is MAPPGSRRWAYVRIMAGTILGGGLGFYVMHRIETSYKVRMEERLRRYEAHMLAKEKEAQQLQDEGRREDQAQVLPDS, encoded by the exons ATGGCGCCGCCCGGGTCGCGGCGGTGGGCGTACGTGCGGATCATGGCCGGCACCATCCTCGGCGGCGGCCTCGGCTTCTACGTCATGCACCGCATCGAGACCTCCTACAAG GTGAGGATGGAGGAGAGGCTGCGGAGGTACGAAGCGCACATGCTCGCCAAGGAGAAGGAGGCGCAGCAGCTGCAGGACGAGGGACGCCGCGAGGACCAGGCGCAGGTCTTGCCGGACTCGTGA